The following are encoded in a window of Pseudalgibacter alginicilyticus genomic DNA:
- a CDS encoding RDD family protein — protein MSELQINTTQNVKIKFTAAGLGERLAAFLMDNAIKIGYMIVMNMVFGLFDNMDQWSQIGLNTLLGLPVAIYTLALESLLDGQTLGKKIMKIRVVKIDGYQATFSDYIVRWFFRIVDIYILGLGFFVISSSKKSQRLGDMAAGTAVITLRDQVNINHTILEHIKENYKPTYPSVIKLSDNDARIIKETFLTAKQGQDYSTLIKLRKKIMEVTAIKEMKQKSDAEFIDVILKDYNFYTQNM, from the coding sequence ATGTCAGAGTTACAAATTAACACTACGCAAAATGTCAAAATAAAATTTACTGCCGCTGGATTAGGGGAAAGGTTAGCAGCTTTTTTAATGGACAACGCCATAAAAATTGGCTATATGATTGTTATGAATATGGTTTTTGGTCTTTTTGATAATATGGATCAGTGGTCGCAAATAGGTTTAAATACCTTGCTTGGTTTACCTGTAGCTATTTATACTTTGGCTTTAGAGTCTTTGTTAGATGGTCAAACACTTGGTAAAAAAATTATGAAAATTAGAGTAGTTAAAATTGATGGATATCAAGCAACTTTTTCAGATTATATAGTGCGATGGTTTTTTAGGATTGTAGATATTTATATTTTGGGCTTGGGTTTTTTTGTGATTTCTTCTAGTAAAAAATCGCAAAGATTGGGAGATATGGCAGCTGGTACAGCAGTAATAACTCTTAGAGATCAAGTAAATATAAATCATACTATTTTAGAACACATAAAAGAAAATTATAAGCCTACATACCCAAGTGTTATTAAGCTATCAGATAATGATGCACGCATAATTAAAGAAACGTTTTTAACAGCAAAGCAAGGACAAGATTATAGCACGTTGATAAAATTGCGTAAAAAAATTATGGAAGTAACCGCTATTAAAGAAATGAAGCAAAAGTCTGATGCAGAATTTATAGATGTTATTTTAAAAGATTATAATTTTTACACTCAAAATATGTAA
- a CDS encoding MGH1-like glycoside hydrolase domain-containing protein, translating to MIYKGSEEERLAVADTYKRWKKWGPYLAERQWGTVREDYSEYGESWEFIDHEKARSNAYRWGEEGIAGFCDAREILCLAPAFWNGKDTILKERLFGLTNNQGNHGEDVKELYFHQVSTPTHTYSKYLYKYPHNQFPYSELVNNNRRSRHEPEYELLDTGVFKDNAYFDCFTEYAKADVDDILMKITIVNRGAKAADIHVLPHFWFRNFWKHNKKYSRPSIKSIANDCAQSKSRRNGNYYFYHENGKQLFCENETNNKRIYNFENDVDYVKDGINDHVVNSKPTVNPEKNGSKMAVWHKFKLKAGEEKSIRVRLSKKKIENPWEDFDEIFNERLKECEDFYSRIIKKDLPKTHQAIAKSAFSGLLWTKQFYYNDVFKWLFGGPGEGKPNRVNMRNYSWQHLTNRHVISMPDKWEYPWYAAWDLAFHMASFVDIDPFFAKEQLLLVLKESYMHPNGQIPAYEWNFSDVNPPVHSYAVWNVYEKDKTNTNKPDIEFLEIAFQKLLINFTWWVNQKDKSGTDLFEGGFLGLDNIGVFDRNHMPEGINRMQQADATSWMAMFSLNMLRMSLELSKTNKIYEEAAAKFFRHFLNIAWAMHHIGKKDISLWDDEDNFYYDVVEMSDGRTDRLKVRSLVGVIPMFAVEIIHKDLFEELKSFRNRANEIMRTRPDLASLISNLDDTNADDNYLFSIMRGFRLEHLLKRLLDENEFLSDYGIRSLSKYHEKHPFVFEYHGHYQIQYESGESQSNMFGGNSNWRGPIWMPLNYMIIQSLRKYYTFYGDKYVYEFPTGSGKKMNLKQIANELSKRLIKLFESNEDGRFQYHSDDADKLFTNDEHFKNQHLFYEFFDGDNGKGLGASHQTGWTALIANLIMEMDDN from the coding sequence ATGATTTACAAAGGTTCTGAAGAAGAAAGGTTAGCTGTTGCTGATACCTATAAGCGCTGGAAAAAATGGGGGCCCTATTTGGCAGAAAGACAATGGGGTACTGTTCGAGAAGATTATAGCGAATATGGCGAATCTTGGGAGTTTATTGACCATGAGAAGGCAAGGAGTAATGCTTACCGATGGGGAGAAGAAGGTATTGCGGGATTTTGTGATGCACGCGAAATTCTTTGTTTAGCACCAGCTTTTTGGAATGGGAAAGATACGATTTTAAAAGAGCGTTTATTTGGGTTGACAAACAATCAAGGGAATCATGGAGAAGATGTTAAAGAACTTTATTTTCATCAGGTATCAACACCAACCCATACCTATTCAAAGTACTTATATAAATACCCACATAATCAATTTCCATATTCAGAATTAGTTAATAATAACCGTAGGAGTAGGCATGAGCCTGAGTATGAATTATTAGATACAGGTGTTTTTAAAGATAATGCTTATTTTGATTGCTTTACAGAGTATGCTAAAGCTGATGTTGATGATATTTTAATGAAAATTACAATTGTGAATAGAGGAGCCAAAGCTGCCGATATACATGTGCTTCCTCACTTTTGGTTTCGGAATTTTTGGAAGCATAATAAAAAATATTCACGTCCAAGTATAAAATCTATAGCAAATGATTGTGCGCAATCTAAAAGTAGAAGAAACGGTAACTATTATTTTTATCACGAAAACGGAAAACAGTTGTTTTGTGAAAATGAAACCAATAATAAGCGTATCTATAATTTTGAGAATGATGTTGATTATGTTAAAGATGGTATCAATGACCATGTAGTAAATTCAAAACCTACTGTAAATCCAGAAAAAAATGGTTCTAAAATGGCTGTTTGGCATAAGTTTAAACTCAAAGCTGGTGAAGAAAAAAGTATTAGAGTTAGACTTAGTAAGAAAAAGATAGAAAATCCATGGGAGGATTTTGATGAAATATTTAATGAACGCCTCAAGGAGTGTGAAGATTTTTATAGTAGGATTATAAAAAAAGATTTACCTAAGACACATCAAGCTATTGCAAAAAGTGCTTTTTCTGGTTTGTTATGGACTAAACAATTCTATTATAACGATGTTTTTAAATGGCTTTTTGGTGGTCCTGGAGAAGGTAAACCAAACCGTGTTAACATGCGAAATTATAGTTGGCAACACTTAACCAATAGACATGTTATTTCCATGCCAGATAAATGGGAATATCCATGGTACGCTGCATGGGATTTAGCGTTTCATATGGCATCGTTTGTAGATATAGATCCTTTTTTTGCAAAGGAACAATTGCTATTGGTGCTAAAAGAAAGTTACATGCATCCTAATGGGCAAATTCCTGCTTATGAGTGGAATTTTAGTGATGTAAATCCACCAGTGCATTCATATGCGGTTTGGAATGTTTATGAAAAGGATAAAACGAATACCAATAAACCAGATATAGAGTTTTTAGAAATAGCATTTCAAAAACTTCTAATTAATTTTACGTGGTGGGTAAATCAAAAAGATAAAAGTGGAACTGATCTTTTTGAAGGTGGCTTTTTAGGATTAGACAATATTGGAGTATTTGACCGTAACCATATGCCAGAAGGCATAAACCGAATGCAGCAAGCAGATGCTACCAGTTGGATGGCAATGTTTTCATTAAACATGTTACGCATGTCGTTGGAGCTTTCAAAAACTAATAAGATTTACGAAGAAGCTGCAGCCAAGTTTTTTAGACACTTTTTAAATATTGCTTGGGCAATGCATCATATTGGTAAAAAAGATATTTCACTTTGGGATGATGAGGATAATTTTTATTATGACGTTGTTGAGATGTCTGACGGGAGAACTGATCGATTAAAAGTACGTTCTTTAGTTGGAGTTATTCCTATGTTTGCTGTTGAAATTATACATAAAGACTTATTTGAAGAATTGAAATCATTTAGAAATAGGGCAAACGAAATTATGAGAACGCGCCCAGATTTGGCTTCTTTGATTTCAAATTTAGATGATACCAATGCAGATGATAATTATTTGTTTTCAATCATGCGCGGTTTTAGACTCGAGCATTTGCTTAAGCGCTTATTGGATGAAAATGAGTTTCTTTCAGATTATGGGATTCGTTCACTTTCAAAATATCATGAAAAACATCCATTTGTATTTGAATACCATGGACATTATCAAATTCAGTATGAATCTGGCGAAAGCCAATCTAATATGTTTGGAGGGAATTCCAATTGGCGGGGTCCCATTTGGATGCCTTTAAATTATATGATTATTCAATCTTTACGTAAATATTATACTTTTTACGGTGACAAATATGTTTATGAATTTCCAACTGGTTCGGGTAAAAAAATGAATTTAAAACAAATTGCAAACGAACTAAGTAAACGATTAATTAAATTGTTTGAGAGTAATGAAGATGGCAGGTTTCAATACCATTCAGACGATGCTGATAAGCTTTTCACAAATGACGAACATTTTAAAAATCAGCACCTTTTCTATGAGTTTTTTGATGGCGATAATGGTAAAGGTTTAGGTGCTTCGCATCAAACAGGGTGGACCGCTTTAATTGCTAATTTAATTATGGAAATGGATGACAATTAA
- a CDS encoding AAA family ATPase, whose amino-acid sequence MDEINNPKNHEDYQPKPDITPASNFDATKENSSDIHFQNRLNLSELQQNVLQIKQEVGKVIVGQKDMIDMLIAALLAKGHALIEGVPGVAKTITAKLLATSLNVDFSRIQFTPDLMPSDILGTSIFNLKDSEFEFKKGPIFSNMVLIDEINRAPAKTQAALFEVMEEQQITIDGYKYQLDSPFMVIATQNPIEQEGTYRLPEAQLDRFLFKIDVNYPNLEEEIDIITREHTLKDALKTDAITSFLTGEQIKTYQNLTTQVLVETHLLKYIAQLILATRNNPFLYLGASPRASIAILKASKAFAAINGRDFVTPEDIKRAATPVLHHRVIVTPEREMEGMTTKDVIKQIIETVEIPR is encoded by the coding sequence ATGGACGAAATTAATAACCCAAAAAATCATGAGGATTATCAGCCAAAACCTGATATAACCCCTGCATCTAATTTTGATGCTACAAAAGAAAACTCATCAGACATACATTTTCAAAACAGATTAAATTTATCTGAACTTCAACAAAACGTGCTACAAATAAAACAAGAAGTAGGCAAAGTAATTGTAGGTCAAAAAGACATGATAGATATGCTTATTGCCGCACTTTTAGCCAAAGGACACGCTTTAATTGAAGGTGTTCCTGGCGTTGCAAAAACCATTACAGCCAAACTTTTAGCAACATCTTTAAATGTTGATTTTAGTAGAATCCAATTCACACCCGATTTAATGCCTAGTGATATTTTAGGAACCTCTATTTTCAATTTAAAAGATTCTGAATTTGAATTTAAAAAAGGACCTATTTTTTCAAATATGGTACTTATTGACGAAATAAACAGGGCACCTGCAAAAACGCAAGCGGCTCTTTTTGAAGTCATGGAAGAACAACAAATAACCATTGATGGGTATAAATATCAATTAGACTCGCCTTTTATGGTAATAGCTACTCAAAACCCTATTGAACAAGAGGGCACGTATAGATTACCCGAAGCACAGTTAGACCGATTTTTATTTAAAATAGATGTTAATTATCCTAATTTAGAAGAAGAAATAGATATTATCACGCGAGAACATACGTTAAAAGATGCCTTAAAAACAGATGCCATCACCTCTTTTTTAACAGGTGAGCAAATTAAAACGTATCAAAACCTGACAACCCAAGTTTTGGTTGAGACTCACTTACTAAAATATATTGCCCAATTAATATTAGCCACTAGAAATAACCCATTTTTGTATTTAGGAGCATCACCAAGAGCATCTATAGCCATATTAAAAGCCAGTAAAGCCTTTGCCGCAATAAATGGACGCGATTTTGTTACCCCTGAAGATATAAAACGAGCTGCAACTCCTGTTTTACACCACCGCGTTATTGTTACGCCTGAGCGTGAAATGGAAGGCATGACAACTAAAGATGTCATTAAACAAATTATTGAAACGGTAGAAATACCACGATAA
- a CDS encoding NUDIX hydrolase codes for MNFDEFLIRISKIKNIPLPAESSQFKMAPPYRQVLLDQQKKAIKTAKKAGVLALFYPDFKGQTTLVLILRKTYKGVHSAQIGFPGGKLEKQDASLEETALRETFEELGVPITRMEVVCELSQIYIPPSNFYVQPFIGISKTTPNFIKQDSEVEAILEVPLHHFLDDKLVATKKVSTSYSVDVEVPAFILNNHIVWGATAMMLSEIKDLLKQII; via the coding sequence ATGAATTTTGATGAGTTTTTAATAAGAATTTCAAAAATAAAAAATATACCGCTTCCAGCCGAATCTTCGCAGTTTAAAATGGCGCCTCCTTATAGACAAGTGCTTCTGGATCAACAAAAAAAAGCTATAAAAACCGCTAAAAAAGCGGGTGTATTGGCATTGTTTTATCCAGATTTTAAAGGACAAACTACCTTAGTGTTAATTTTAAGAAAAACTTATAAAGGTGTGCATTCTGCTCAAATAGGGTTTCCTGGAGGAAAGTTGGAAAAACAAGATGCTTCTTTAGAAGAAACAGCGCTTAGAGAGACTTTTGAAGAATTGGGTGTGCCTATTACTCGTATGGAAGTCGTTTGTGAGTTGTCGCAAATTTACATTCCGCCAAGTAATTTTTATGTACAACCTTTTATTGGAATTTCTAAAACAACCCCAAATTTCATTAAACAAGATAGTGAGGTTGAGGCTATTTTAGAGGTTCCGTTACATCATTTTTTAGACGATAAATTAGTAGCGACTAAAAAGGTATCAACGTCATATAGTGTTGATGTTGAGGTTCCAGCGTTTATTTTAAATAATCATATTGTTTGGGGTGCAACAGCCATGATGTTGAGTGAAATTAAAGACTTGTTAAAACAAATCATCTAG
- a CDS encoding lysophospholipid acyltransferase family protein, translating to MGLFKRNPFGHILFLKKWLIRIFGVLTHRRFRGFNELQIEGSEIIKSLPHTNVLFISNHQTYFADVVAMFHVFNASLSGRVDSIKNIGYIWDPKLNIYYVAAKETMKAGLLPKILAYMGSISIERTWRSEGKDVNRQVKMSDISNIGKALDDGWVITFPQGTTTPFRPIRKGTAHVIKRYKPLVVPIVIDGFRRSFDKKGLRIKKKNILQSLEIKAPLDIDYDNETTDDIVTKIEYAIEQHPSFLKVIPQKEIEALEALNKLREW from the coding sequence ATGGGACTTTTTAAACGAAATCCATTTGGACATATTCTATTTTTAAAAAAATGGCTTATCAGGATTTTTGGTGTTCTTACACACAGACGTTTCCGAGGCTTTAATGAATTGCAAATAGAAGGGTCTGAAATTATTAAAAGTTTACCTCATACCAATGTATTATTTATATCCAATCATCAAACATATTTTGCAGATGTAGTAGCTATGTTTCATGTGTTTAATGCCAGTTTAAGTGGTCGTGTCGATTCCATTAAAAATATAGGTTATATTTGGGATCCAAAACTAAATATCTACTATGTAGCTGCTAAAGAAACCATGAAGGCTGGTTTGTTGCCAAAAATATTGGCTTATATGGGGTCAATAAGTATTGAGCGTACTTGGCGTTCAGAAGGTAAAGATGTTAATAGACAAGTAAAAATGAGCGATATTTCCAATATAGGAAAGGCTTTGGATGACGGCTGGGTTATAACATTTCCCCAAGGAACTACCACACCTTTTAGACCAATTAGAAAAGGTACAGCTCATGTAATTAAGCGCTATAAGCCTTTAGTAGTTCCTATTGTGATAGATGGATTTAGACGATCATTTGACAAAAAAGGCTTGAGAATTAAAAAGAAAAATATACTTCAATCTTTAGAGATTAAAGCTCCTTTGGACATTGATTACGATAACGAAACTACAGATGACATTGTAACAAAAATTGAATATGCTATTGAGCAGCATCCTTCATTTTTGAAAGTGATTCCTCAAAAAGAAATAGAAGCACTTGAAGCTTTAAATAAACTTAGAGAGTGGTAA
- a CDS encoding trimeric intracellular cation channel family protein codes for MFYIVEILGTVAFSISGVLVAMKMRMDFFGILIIAFVTSVGGGTLRDMLIGNTPVTWMTDMMYTYVILVSSIMAIIFRSKLNYLRTSLFLFDTIGIGLYTIIGVEKGLNANLHPIICIALGTITACFGGVIRDILCNEIPVIFRKEIYATACILGGIVYFVLSEFPIGNNWVFMISGLVVILTRLLAVIFKIALPDLYSEKKG; via the coding sequence ATGTTTTACATTGTTGAAATTTTAGGAACTGTTGCTTTTTCAATATCAGGAGTATTAGTTGCTATGAAAATGCGAATGGATTTTTTTGGAATATTGATTATTGCATTTGTAACGTCTGTTGGTGGTGGTACGCTTCGTGATATGTTAATAGGAAATACGCCAGTAACTTGGATGACTGATATGATGTACACTTATGTTATTTTGGTGTCTTCAATCATGGCTATTATTTTTAGAAGTAAACTTAATTATTTAAGAACCTCCTTGTTTTTATTTGATACTATTGGTATTGGTTTATATACTATCATTGGAGTTGAAAAAGGATTAAATGCAAATTTACATCCTATTATTTGTATTGCTCTGGGAACTATTACAGCATGTTTTGGGGGTGTTATTAGAGATATTTTATGTAATGAAATACCCGTTATATTTAGAAAAGAAATTTATGCAACAGCCTGTATACTTGGCGGAATTGTTTATTTTGTGTTGAGTGAGTTTCCAATTGGAAATAATTGGGTTTTTATGATATCAGGGTTGGTTGTTATTTTAACAAGGTTATTGGCGGTAATATTCAAAATAGCTTTACCTGATCTTTATTCAGAAAAAAAAGGATGA
- a CDS encoding peptidylprolyl isomerase yields the protein MRLIALFCFSILFLNCEDKQSKKKVTIKTETQKETIIESTKIEEDSTNTKEKPEFPVLTDSNMAMEFFLEYEKHNKENKVRITTDFGSIDILLFNETKFHRANFIYLTKRKYFNGTQFYRVIDNFMVQAGNSDDRETVRKRTEIGRYLLPTDTKRGFKHDRGVISMPSGEIDNPHKLASPFEFFIVQQHGGSHFLDGDYTIFGKVIKGMHVVDKIAGVETDEGDWPDKNIFIRKVEIIN from the coding sequence ATGCGACTAATAGCTCTTTTTTGTTTTTCTATTTTATTTTTGAATTGTGAAGATAAACAATCTAAAAAGAAAGTAACGATTAAAACCGAAACACAAAAAGAAACTATAATTGAATCTACTAAAATAGAAGAGGACTCAACAAACACAAAAGAAAAGCCAGAGTTTCCTGTATTAACAGATTCTAACATGGCTATGGAGTTTTTTTTAGAATATGAAAAACACAATAAAGAAAACAAAGTACGAATAACTACTGATTTTGGATCTATTGATATCTTGCTTTTCAACGAAACAAAATTCCATCGTGCAAATTTTATTTATCTAACCAAACGCAAGTATTTTAATGGCACACAATTTTATCGTGTAATTGATAATTTCATGGTTCAAGCTGGCAATAGTGATGATAGAGAAACCGTAAGAAAACGTACAGAAATAGGACGTTACTTACTGCCTACTGACACTAAACGTGGTTTTAAGCATGACAGAGGTGTTATTTCTATGCCAAGTGGTGAAATTGATAATCCACATAAATTGGCATCTCCATTTGAATTCTTTATTGTTCAACAGCATGGAGGATCACATTTTCTTGATGGCGATTATACCATTTTTGGAAAAGTAATTAAGGGCATGCATGTAGTTGATAAAATTGCTGGTGTAGAAACTGATGAAGGTGATTGGCCTGACAAAAATATTTTTATAAGAAAAGTTGAGATTATTAATTAA
- a CDS encoding stage II sporulation protein M produces MREVAFIKQNKDKWLSFETAIFNNNFKNPDELASQYIQLINDLAYAQTFYPKSKVIVYLNQLAAKGFQKIYKTKREDSNRILSFWITEVPLIMYQYRKYVYITFAIFSLFIFIGIISAANDGEFVRSILGDQYVNMTLENIENGDPVAVYKSGSNWGSFIGITANNLKVGIMAFILGVFGGIGTVYILFKNGIMLGSFQYFFYEKNVFWESVRGIWIHGSMEIFAIVIEAAAGLILGASILFPDTHSRMTSFKQGAKTGIKILISTFPFTFFAGFLEGFVTRYSNIMPNWLSVGIILTTLSLISYYYLIYPFKAHKKWQYNILNPSF; encoded by the coding sequence ATGAGAGAAGTTGCATTTATAAAGCAGAATAAAGATAAATGGTTAAGTTTTGAAACAGCCATTTTTAATAATAATTTTAAAAATCCTGACGAATTAGCTTCGCAGTACATTCAACTTATAAATGATTTAGCCTACGCACAAACCTTTTATCCGAAAAGTAAAGTAATTGTTTATTTAAATCAATTAGCTGCTAAAGGGTTTCAGAAAATTTATAAAACCAAACGTGAAGACTCTAATAGGATTTTAAGTTTTTGGATAACAGAAGTCCCTTTGATTATGTATCAATATAGGAAATATGTTTATATCACTTTTGCTATTTTTTCACTATTTATTTTTATTGGCATTATTTCTGCTGCCAATGATGGTGAATTTGTACGCTCCATTTTAGGTGATCAATATGTAAATATGACCTTAGAAAACATAGAAAATGGTGACCCAGTTGCTGTTTACAAAAGCGGGAGTAATTGGGGGAGTTTTATTGGAATTACTGCAAATAATTTAAAAGTAGGTATTATGGCCTTTATTTTAGGAGTTTTTGGAGGTATAGGTACGGTTTATATTCTTTTTAAAAATGGTATTATGCTCGGGTCTTTTCAGTATTTCTTCTATGAAAAAAATGTGTTTTGGGAAAGTGTTCGTGGCATTTGGATACATGGTTCCATGGAAATTTTCGCTATTGTTATTGAAGCAGCCGCAGGACTCATTTTAGGGGCAAGTATTTTATTTCCAGATACCCACTCTAGGATGACTTCATTTAAACAAGGAGCAAAAACAGGTATAAAAATTTTAATAAGCACCTTTCCTTTTACTTTTTTTGCTGGTTTTTTAGAAGGGTTTGTTACCCGATATTCTAACATCATGCCTAACTGGCTATCAGTGGGCATCATATTAACCACCCTTAGCCTTATAAGTTACTACTATCTCATTTATCCTTTTAAAGCTCATAAAAAATGGCAGTATAACATTTTAAATCCATCATTTTAA
- a CDS encoding DUF4350 domain-containing protein, whose product MKKLVSVFIIIGIIIGLAFLLDIQFTKTVDWEESFDEKSNKPYGISIFYKELSNIFKDQKIRTVYHTPYSYLYANSEDGYGEHVAKGNYIIIGNSTYLDYDSVNELLHFADLGNTVFISDYYLPETLTDTLKLNIDYILNERDSVSKLSFKSQKLKQNHTVIDRNEGDFYFSNFNRKNYHILGYTKTNSKRVNFLGVPFGTGNIYLHLQPKIFTNYNLLKDKRYQYVEGILSYLPNDAIYFDSYTKTYTAYDGDVEPNSDLGWFLNQTSFSWAWYTALILILLFIIFNAKRRQRIIKTIKPLQNTTVLFVKTISNLYFETQDHKNLIEKKITYFLEHVRTDLKLDTSDLNEEFMNKLTAKSGKKKEEITQLINYIKWLKSKNEFAELNLITLNKHIEAFYSK is encoded by the coding sequence ATGAAAAAATTAGTCTCTGTTTTCATTATTATAGGCATTATAATAGGCCTCGCTTTTCTACTTGACATTCAGTTTACAAAAACAGTAGATTGGGAAGAATCATTTGACGAAAAAAGTAATAAACCTTATGGTATAAGTATTTTTTACAAAGAGTTATCTAATATTTTTAAAGACCAAAAAATACGAACAGTTTACCACACACCATACAGTTATCTATACGCCAATTCTGAGGATGGTTATGGTGAACATGTAGCAAAAGGCAATTATATTATTATTGGAAACTCAACTTATTTAGACTACGATTCTGTTAATGAGTTGCTCCATTTTGCTGATTTAGGTAATACCGTTTTTATTTCCGATTATTATCTACCCGAAACTTTAACAGATACTTTAAAATTAAATATAGATTATATTTTAAATGAACGAGATAGTGTTTCTAAATTATCATTTAAATCTCAAAAACTAAAACAAAACCATACGGTTATTGACAGAAATGAAGGCGATTTCTATTTTTCAAATTTTAATAGAAAAAACTATCATATTTTAGGTTATACCAAAACCAACTCTAAACGCGTCAACTTTTTAGGAGTTCCTTTCGGAACAGGTAATATCTATCTGCATTTGCAACCTAAAATATTCACCAACTACAATCTGTTAAAAGACAAACGCTACCAATATGTTGAAGGCATTTTATCCTATTTACCCAATGACGCTATTTATTTTGATTCGTACACAAAAACGTACACCGCTTATGATGGTGATGTAGAACCAAACTCTGATTTAGGTTGGTTTTTAAATCAAACTTCATTTAGTTGGGCTTGGTACACCGCATTAATTCTAATCTTACTGTTTATTATTTTTAATGCAAAACGTAGACAACGTATTATTAAAACCATTAAACCACTTCAAAACACTACAGTACTTTTTGTTAAAACCATTTCTAACTTATACTTTGAAACACAAGACCATAAAAACCTCATTGAAAAAAAAATAACATATTTTTTAGAACATGTTAGAACTGATTTAAAATTAGACACATCAGATTTAAACGAAGAATTCATGAATAAACTAACTGCTAAATCTGGCAAGAAAAAAGAAGAAATCACACAATTAATCAATTATATAAAATGGTTAAAAAGCAAAAACGAATTTGCCGAATTAAACCTCATTACGCTTAACAAACATATAGAAGCATTTTATTCTAAATAA